Within Cellulophaga sp. L1A9, the genomic segment CTGGTTGCCAAGTAACAGTTGGTGTCTTAGAAAAAGAATGCCGTGAACACCATAAACGTTTTTTAACCTTTCAAGAGAAACACCGGCCCTATATTATTTTAAAATGGGCAGAAACTACAGATGGTTTTATTGCTCCAGATGCTCATTTAAGAACAGAAGAAAAGCAACCTTTTTGGATTACCAATCCCTATTCCAGACAACTTGTTCATCAATGGCGAGCAGAAGAACAGGCCATTTTAGTAGGTACTAACACCGTATTAACAGATAACCCAAAACTAGATGTGCGTAGTTGGACGGGCAAAAACCCAACACGTATTGTTCTAGACAGAAGCTTAAAAATTGATGCAACCTATCATGTATTAGATAAAAGTGTAAAAACTATTATTTTTACAGAGATTTTAGAGGAATTGAAATACGAAAGTGAGATAATTTATATTCAAATTGATTTCACAAAAAATATAGCATCTCAAATTTGCACAGCACTTTACGAACAAAATATACAAAGCGTTATTATAGAAGGTGGCTTACAAACCTTACAAACTTTTATTGCTGAAAACTTATGGGATGAAGCCCGTGTATTTAAAGGAAACTCTTCTTTTAAACATGGAGTAAAAGCCCCTGAGATACTTGGCACTTTGAAAGAAACTAGAAACATAGAAAAAGACATTTTAAACCTATATTACAATGATTAAGAATATCATTTTTGATTTTGGAGATATTTTCATCAACTTAGATAAACCCGCAGTTTTTAAAGCCTTGGCAAAATTTGGTTACACCGAAATTACGCCAGAATTAGATGAAATTTTTAAAGCCTACGAAATGGGTTTAATGAGTTCTGATGATTTTAAATCAAAACTTAATACTATTTTCCCCGATGCTACTCCGCAAGAAATAAAAGACGCATGGAATAGTATCCTATTAGATTTCCCTGAATACCGATTAGAATTTCTAGAGCAATTAGCTTCCGAAAATAA encodes:
- the ribD gene encoding bifunctional diaminohydroxyphosphoribosylaminopyrimidine deaminase/5-amino-6-(5-phosphoribosylamino)uracil reductase RibD, translated to MKIHEFYILRCIQIAQNGLGTTAPNPMVGAVIVHDNKIIGEGYTCPYGGAHAEVNAINSVLNKNLLLNATIYVTLEPCSHYGKTPPCADLIIKNKIKNVVVGLLDPHEKVAGQGIQKLKDAGCQVTVGVLEKECREHHKRFLTFQEKHRPYIILKWAETTDGFIAPDAHLRTEEKQPFWITNPYSRQLVHQWRAEEQAILVGTNTVLTDNPKLDVRSWTGKNPTRIVLDRSLKIDATYHVLDKSVKTIIFTEILEELKYESEIIYIQIDFTKNIASQICTALYEQNIQSVIIEGGLQTLQTFIAENLWDEARVFKGNSSFKHGVKAPEILGTLKETRNIEKDILNLYYND